The Haladaptatus paucihalophilus DX253 nucleotide sequence TTTCGAGGCTGAAGACATCCATAGCTGAAATTGGTTTTACACTACCATATCTGTGTTGGAAATATATGCCGTTCAGTATCTCTCTCGTAGCTATCGAACCGTCCGTTCGAAAGGGTACGACGACGCTCGACGGAAACTGACTCGAATCACGCGTCGCCCCCCCCCCGCCGTTTCCGCCATCGGTCGAAGACGTAGATGAGGGACAGAAAGAATCCGCACCTCGCACCGGACACCGCTTGGTTAACCGGACGTTCACCGAAGAAGAGAACTCCTATAGTCACCCACGCCACTGCACTGAGGATGATCATTCCGGGTACGAAGACCGACGGTTTTTCCGGGCGCATTTTCTTCATTACGACACCATTGTTCCGGACATCAGATCAGAATTAGCTCCCTAAATCCAAACTCCTTTTCTAGCCCGACGAATCGGATTCGACGGCTATTTCGCCTCCCCGAACTCCGACTTCACCGCTTCCCTATCTATCTTCGACGGCCCGGACATCGGCATCCCGTCCACGAACGCGAGGTGGCGCGGGCGCTTGAACCGCGCGAGTTTGCCGTCGAGAAACGCCTCCAAATCGGATAGCGTGAGCGACTCGTCACCCTCGACGACCGCTTTTCCGACCTGTCCCCACTTCTCGTGGGGGACGCCGACTACGACGACTTCCTCGACCTTCGGGTGGTCGGCGATGACGTCCTCGACTTCGGCGGGGTAGACGTTCTCGCCGCCGCTGACGTACATGTTCTTCTTTCGGCCCTCGATGTAGACGTAGCCGTCCTCGTCCACGCGCGCGAGGTCGCCCGTGGACACCCACTCGCCGGTAGATTCGCGCCCCTCGTCTTCCGGGCTTCCATTCGCCTCGCTCACGGGTATCCCGAACGTCTCCGCGCTCTCCTCCGGATTCTTCCAGTAGCGGTCGGCGGCGTGGGGCGAGGCGAGTTCGAGTTCGCCGATGGTCCCTGACGGGAGCGGTTCGCCGTCGTCGTCCACGACGCGGGCATCGACGTGCATTGCGGGAACGCCCACGCTGTCGGATTTCTCGTGGGACCAGCCGTCCGGCAGGGTGAAGTTGTTCGGTCCGCACTCGGTGAGCCCGTAGCCCTGCGAGAGTTCGATGCCGCGGTCCCACCACGCCTCCATCACCGAGTTGCGGCACGGGCCGCCGCCGCTCTTGGCGAAGCGGAGCGTCGAGAGGTCGGTGTCGTCCCACTCGTCGTGGTGACACATCATCCGCAGGACGGCGGGGACCGCGACGAGGACGGTCGCCCCTTCCGACTCCACCAGTCGGAGCACGGACTCGGGGTCGAACTCGCGGGCGATGACCACCCGCGCGCCGAGGTGGAAGAGGGGGACCGTGAGGACGTTCCACCCGCCGGTGTGGAACAGCGGGAACACCATCGGCGTCACGTCCTCCGGGCGCAACCCCCACGCAGTGATGGTGTTGAAGGAGTTCCAGAGGACGGAGCCGTGGGTGATGACCGTCTCCTTCGGGACGCCCGTGGAACCGCCCGTGTGCAGGAAGAGGTGCGGGTCGTCCATCGACACGTCGGCGGTTTCGACCGGCGAACCGTCCACCGGACGGACCGAATTCCACGACCGCCATTCGTCCTCTCTCCATTCGTCCCCCCGCCATTCGCCCTCTCGTGATTCGGCCGCGTGCGATGCGGACCCGTCCGACGGGTCCGAATCGCTTTCCGACGAATCCTCGTCCGCCGGGAGCGTGACGACCGTCGTTTCGAACTCGCGGGCGTCGTGGGACAGCACGTCGGCGGCGAGCTCGGCGAAGGGCGCTTCCACGACGAGCAGTTCCGGTTCGACGTCGTTCAGCATCTGCACCAGTTCGCGCGGTGCGAGGCGGTGTGAGAGCGGTGCGAGCACGCCGCCGGTCTTCCCGGTGGCGAAAAAGCAGTCGATGAGTTCCGGACGGTTGCGCGAGAGGACGGCGACGCGCTCGCCGTCGGCAACCCCGTGTTCGCGGAGCAGTCGGGCGGTGCGGTTCGCCCGTCGGTCGAGTTCGCGGTAGGTGTAGCGCTCGCCCGTGGTGGCGTCTACCAGCCCCACCGCGTCGGGAGAGAGTTGCGCCCGCTTTTCGCTCCACGCGCCGACCCATTCGTACGGCCGCGTCGAGTGCTCAGGCATCGTCGAGGAAGGTTCGGAGTCGTTCGTTTACCGCCCCGGACTGCTCGATGAAGAAGAGATGTGGTCCGCCCTCGAAGGGTTCGAGTTCCGCGTGCGGGATGCGGTCGGCGAGCAGTTCGGCGTTCTCGAAAGGTAGTACGCTGTCCGCGGTTCCGTGCGCGATGAGGGTCGGGAGCGAGAGTTCACCGAGACGGTCGCTGGCGTCGAAGTTCGTGACGCCCATCGCCTGTGCTCCCCTCGCTTCGTCGGACGCGTCACCCGCCAGTCGCCAGTCCACGATGTCCGAGAGGAGGTCGTCGTGCTCCGCGGCGAACTCCTCGGTCATCGCGGGGGCCATCTTGTAGCGAATCGCCTCGCGTTCGTCGCACCCCTCGGGCACGTCGAACATCCGTTCCTGCGTCTCCGGCGGCGTCGGCACCCCCTCGTCGCCGCCCGGCGTGGTGCAGAGGAGAGAAAGCGTCTGCGCCCGGTTGTAGTCGAGCGCGTACTGCTGGGCTATCATCCCGCCCATGCTCGCACCGACGACGTGTACCGATTCGACGCCGACGGCCGCGAGTACCGCTTCGAGGTCGCCCGCCATCTCCTCGATGCTGTAGGGACCGTCCGGCGCGTCGGAATCCCCCGTCCCGCGGTTGTCCCACACGATGACGCGATAGTCGTCCGCGAACGCCTCGCGTTGCCAGCGCCACATCCACCGCCCGTAGCCGAGTCCTTCCACGAAAACGATGGGGTCGGCGTCCGTCGGTCCGTGCTCCTCGTAGTAGAGCGAAACGCCGTCGTTGTCGGTAAATGGCATGCGTATTGCGACGTATGAGCGTGTAATCAACCCCCTGTTTTACATGTTAACCCGGAGATTCATTCCGGCCGGGGACCGAGTTCGGGTATGCCAGTCGCATCCGTCGGGGACTCCGAAACGGCAACGTTGGAACTGACGCAGGAACGAATCGACCGGTTCGCGGCGCTCACCGGCGACGAGAACCCGCTCCACGTGGACGCCGACTACGCCGAGGACGGACTGTTCGGGGGTCGCGTCGCCCACGGTGCGCTCACGGCCAGCGTCGTCAGCGCCGCGCTCGCGGCGCTCCCCGGCGACATCGTGTATCTCTCCCAGAACATCGACTTCGAGAATCCCGTCCGGCCGGGGGAAACCGTCAGCGCGACGGCGACCGTGACCGAGGATTTGGGCACGGACCGCCTCGCGGTGGAAATCAGCGCGGAAACCGACCGGGAAGTCCTCTCCGGCGAGGCGACAGTCATGTCGCTTCCGCACGAATAGGGTCACCAACCGTATCGCCCTGTTTCTGCGCCACAAACTTCGCAGTAGAACACGACTTCGCCGTCCGACTCTTCGGGGACTGCTGGCGTTCGCTCCTCACACGACGGGCACGTTCGGCGGAGGTCCATCGGTTCGTCGCTACGCGGCGCACCGAGTGCGAGGACGACGAGTCGGTCGCCCCCGTCGTTCCTCCCCTGTTGCCACTCGCCCGGTGCGAACCGTATCAGTTCCCCGGCGTCTACTTCGACATCTCCGTCCTCGGTTTCGAACGTCGCCGTGCCCGAGAGGACGTAGAACACTTCCTCCTGCTTGTGATGGCGGTGATAGCAATCGCCGATGTGTTCGCCGGAAGCGCGTTCGTAGTAGTTGAGTGCGAGGCCGGTAGCCCCGAGCGCTTCGGTGAGCGGTTGGAATGCGCGGGACGCGTGGCCGTTCGTATCCTCTATTGCGACTTTCTTCATCTCGTGTGGATTCACGTGGATGTCGATAATGGTTTTCCACACCCCGAAAGTGCCGCCGAACTACCGACTCGTATCGCCCGCTGTACTTTTACCTGTGCCCGTTGCTCACATGAGCCATGACGACGACAGCAGAACTCGCGGATTTCGTCGCGGAAACGACCTACGATGATCTTTCGGAGGACACGGTGGACGAACTCAAAAAGCGGGTGCTCGACTCGGTGGGAATCGCCGTGGGAGCGATGGGCGAAAAACCCGTCGAGGCGGTTCGCGCGACCGTCGAGGAGATGGGTGACGGCGGGGACTGTACGCTCTGGGGTGGCGGAAGCGCGTCCCCGCCGGACGCGACCATGCTGAACACGGCGTACGTCCGGTATCTCGACTACATGGACTCGTTTCTCGCACCCGGCGAGACGCCGCATCCGAGCGACAACATCGCCGCCGCAATCGTGTGCGGGGAGTACGAGGGGTGTACGGGGGAAGACCTCATCACCGCCATCGCCGTCGCGTACGAGGTGCAGGCCGAACTGGCGTGGAACGCGCCAGTTCGGGACAGAGGATGGGACCACGTTACCCACACCGTCATCTCGGCGACGGCGGGCGCGTCGAAACTGCTCGGGTTGGACCGCGAGGAAACCCGGTCCGCCATCGGCATCGCCGGAACCGCGCACAACGCCCTCCGGGTGACGCGGACCGAGGGCATTTCGGAGTGGAAGGGTCTCGCCTCAGCGAACGCCGCGCGAAACGCCGTCTACTCGGCGATGCTGGCGAAAAACGGCGTCGAGGGGCCGACGAACCTCTTCGAGGGGCAAAAGGGATGGAAGCATATCGTCTCCGGCGAGTTCGACGTCGACCTGTCGCCGGGCGAGCGCGTCCACGACGTGATGACGAAGCGGTACGTCGCCGAGACGTACGCCCAGTCGGCCGTCGAGGGAATCATCGAGTTGGCGAAGCGCGAGGACATCGACCCCGACGACGTGGAATCGATTCACCTCGATACGTTCGCGGGTGCGAAACTCATCATCGGCGGCGGCGAGGGGTCGCGCTACGAGGTGGAGACGAAGGCGCAAGCCGACCACTCCCTGCCATACATGCTCGCCGTGTCGCTCATCGACCGCGAGATGACGAACGCGCAGTACGACCCGGACCGAATCCGACGGGACGACGTACAGGAACTCCTTCGAACCGTCGAAGTGGAGGAGGACGGGGACCTCACGGACCGCTTCGAGGCGGGCGAGATGCCCGCGAACATCGACGTGGTGATGGACGACGGCACGACGTACCACGTCGAGAAGGACGACTTCGCGGGCCATCCGAACAACTCGATGTCGTGGGAACAGGTTGAATCGAAGTTCGAGCGGATGACCGAATCCCGATACGACGAAGCGCACCGGGGGGACATCATCGAGACGGTACGCGGACTCGAAGACCGGGATGCCGACGACATCGTGCGGTTACTCGACTAACGGCGGCGCGTCAGCCCTCGGTTAACTCCCGGATATGCTGACAATGGATAGCATATAACTTGACTGGAAGCTCGAACATATTATATGTTTTATGATATTTATCGTCCGGTCGGCTGCGCTTTATCGGATAAGTTAGCCGAACTGTGTTGGACCGAAAGACCTGAATTCGGCTGTATCGTCCGGCTTATCCTGCTTACCTCACCTCGATGAAGGTAGCCATCAGGTACCGACCCGCCGCGTCGAAAAAACGGTCCTCTCCATTGAAATACAGTTGCGACGACACGAGAAAGTGGACGATGAACACACGACGACGTGTCGGTGTCGTCCAAGGTGAATACAATGAAAAAAGGAACTAGAATGCTCCTCGCTATGACCGTCGTTGCCAGCCTCTTCGCGGTTGGCTTCGTCGGAAACGCGGCCGCATTCGCGGACGACAATCAGGCACAGTACAGTGAACAGCACGCGTGGTCCGGTGTGAGCCAGGACCAGTACGTCGCACAGGGCAACGCCAACCACCAAGAGGACAACTACGCGGTCTCGGCTGCGGTCGGCTGGGACAGTGATTCCGGCAACGCGTACGCGGTCCAGTACAGCGAGCAGGAGAACGAGAACGCGCAGGGTGCCTGGTCCAGCGCAGAAAACTACAACTGGCAGAACCAGGACGACTAAACCAGCGGATTACTGAACTCGGCGAATCGAGTTCCAAACGCTTTACAGCACGACTATTTTTCGGCCCGTCGGCGCGACGACGACCGGTAATCGAGATTGCGCGACGGATGGGTTCCCAATAACAAAGCACGAGAGCGCCGTTCTCCGTTTCGATATGACCGACGCAGACCGTCCGTCCAGAACTCCGGTCGATTCCGGTTCTGACACCGACGACCAGCGTTTACGACCGACCGACGCGACGACGCGCGGCATCGTCCTGCTCGTCGTCCTGTCGTTCGGAATCGTACCCGGCGTCCTCTCGGGAGCACCGTCGTCGCCGTCACCCCCGACCGAGACGGTGGCGGACTCCTGTTCGGCACCGTCCGACAACGGCGTCCTGTGGCACCTCCAGCGCTACGGCGCTGGCTGTGAGCGGAACGACTTCGTTCGCTTTCCGGCGGGTGAGCAGATAGACCGCATCGGCGAACCGCCGTGGGTGCCGCTGTAGCGGGTCGTCGCGCCGACTACCGAGCGCGATTCCGAGACTGCACTCCCAGCTAGCCAAAGAGCAGTCGAATGTCGTCCAGTCTGTCCTCGCCGTCGGCGTCGTCCCGTTCGACGTCGATTCCCGGAGACCCCGTGATCGTTCCGTCCTCGGCCACCGACGCGCGGAAGCCGACCTGATACCTCGTCGTTCGTCGTTCGCTTCCCTTCAGTCGAAACAGGCCGTCTCTGTCGCGCTTCAAACGCTCGCTACCGGCGAGAAATGCCGGGTTTCCGCACGTCTCGGCGTCGAACGACCCGCCTATCGATATCCGTGTTCGAGTCTCAGTGAACGCTTTTTGTCCGCTATCGGTTCCGTTCCGGGTTCGGCGTCGGATTCAGGCGACGGACAGTCCCGACAGTAGACGTTTTCGCCCCAGTCGAGCGTTCTGAGCGGGATGCCGAAGGCGACCTGCTGTTTGGCGTACCGCCGCCGCTCGCCGTCCTCGGTTCGACCTCCACAGCAGTCACAGCGGACCCGTCCGTCGGTTTCGATGGGTCGGATGTCGGTGCGGTGTTTCACCCCGAAGCTCGTCGGCGAGTATGCCACACGTCCTCGGGAGAACGCCCACGTCATCCCCAACAGGGTCAATCCCCACGCGAGCGTCCCGTCGTCGATTCCGAAGTACGAGTCCGGGCCGATGAACGAGACGGCGAACACCGCCATCGTGGTGAGCAAAAAAATATCGTCGAAGCTCATCGACCGAATCTCCGACGCGAGTGATGGTGGAGAGCCCATACCTGTAAAATTTCGAACCGCGTTCCTTCAGCGTTTGGCGAACGAATATTCTATTGAGTTATTGTCATTTACTGCGACGCCCAACGCCTTTAGTATCTGTTCGTCGTACCCCGTCCGGGGGTTTCATGACCGACAGAGCATTCGACTTTCTGCACGTCAACGAGCGCGAATCGAAACCGCGGGAGAAGGGAATCACCGAGATGCGCGGGCCGTACTACGACCCGATGGGGCCGCGCGAACTGCAGGACATCCTCGACACGATGGGCGAGTACGTGGACATCTACAAGTTCTCGGGCGGGTCGTTCGCACTGATGCCCGAGGACGTGGTGGAGGAACTCATCACCGTCTGCCACGAGTACGACGTTCAGGTTTCGACCGGGGGATTCATCGAGAACGTCCTCGTCCGCGACAACGACAAGGTAGAACGGTACATCGAGGAGGCCGGAAACCTCGGTTTCGACATCGTGGAAATCTCCTCGGGATTCATCGCCATCGACACCGACGACCTCGTGGAACTGACCCGACTCGTTCAGGACCACGGCCTGAAGGCCAAGCCCGAAATCAACGTCCAATTCGGCGCTGGCGGGGCCTCTTCGGTCGAGGAACTGGAGAGCGAGGCGGCCATCGACCCCGCGAGCGCCATCGAGGAGGCTCACCGCCATCTCGAAGCAGGCGCGTACAAAATCATGGTCGAATCCGAAGGAATCACCGAGCGCGTCCGCGACTGGCGGACCGACGTGGCCTTCGAGATAGCGAACGAGGTCGGCATCGAGAACTGCGTGTTCGAGGCCGCCGACCCGCAAGTCTTCGAGTGGTACATCAAGAACTTCGGGCCGGAGGTGAACCTGTTCGTGGACAACTCCCAAATCGTCGAGTTGGAGTGTATGCGTTCGGGACTGTGGGGGAAGAAGAGTTCGTGGGGACGCGTGGTGTCGTACGACGAGGAATAGCGGCGGCGTATCGGGAACGCCGCTC carries:
- a CDS encoding MmgE/PrpD family protein, producing MTTTAELADFVAETTYDDLSEDTVDELKKRVLDSVGIAVGAMGEKPVEAVRATVEEMGDGGDCTLWGGGSASPPDATMLNTAYVRYLDYMDSFLAPGETPHPSDNIAAAIVCGEYEGCTGEDLITAIAVAYEVQAELAWNAPVRDRGWDHVTHTVISATAGASKLLGLDREETRSAIGIAGTAHNALRVTRTEGISEWKGLASANAARNAVYSAMLAKNGVEGPTNLFEGQKGWKHIVSGEFDVDLSPGERVHDVMTKRYVAETYAQSAVEGIIELAKREDIDPDDVESIHLDTFAGAKLIIGGGEGSRYEVETKAQADHSLPYMLAVSLIDREMTNAQYDPDRIRRDDVQELLRTVEVEEDGDLTDRFEAGEMPANIDVVMDDGTTYHVEKDDFAGHPNNSMSWEQVESKFERMTESRYDEAHRGDIIETVRGLEDRDADDIVRLLD
- a CDS encoding alpha/beta fold hydrolase; the encoded protein is MPFTDNDGVSLYYEEHGPTDADPIVFVEGLGYGRWMWRWQREAFADDYRVIVWDNRGTGDSDAPDGPYSIEEMAGDLEAVLAAVGVESVHVVGASMGGMIAQQYALDYNRAQTLSLLCTTPGGDEGVPTPPETQERMFDVPEGCDEREAIRYKMAPAMTEEFAAEHDDLLSDIVDWRLAGDASDEARGAQAMGVTNFDASDRLGELSLPTLIAHGTADSVLPFENAELLADRIPHAELEPFEGGPHLFFIEQSGAVNERLRTFLDDA
- a CDS encoding cupin domain-containing protein; this encodes MKKVAIEDTNGHASRAFQPLTEALGATGLALNYYERASGEHIGDCYHRHHKQEEVFYVLSGTATFETEDGDVEVDAGELIRFAPGEWQQGRNDGGDRLVVLALGAPRSDEPMDLRRTCPSCEERTPAVPEESDGEVVFYCEVCGAETGRYGW
- a CDS encoding AMP-binding protein, whose product is MPEHSTRPYEWVGAWSEKRAQLSPDAVGLVDATTGERYTYRELDRRANRTARLLREHGVADGERVAVLSRNRPELIDCFFATGKTGGVLAPLSHRLAPRELVQMLNDVEPELLVVEAPFAELAADVLSHDAREFETTVVTLPADEDSSESDSDPSDGSASHAAESREGEWRGDEWREDEWRSWNSVRPVDGSPVETADVSMDDPHLFLHTGGSTGVPKETVITHGSVLWNSFNTITAWGLRPEDVTPMVFPLFHTGGWNVLTVPLFHLGARVVIAREFDPESVLRLVESEGATVLVAVPAVLRMMCHHDEWDDTDLSTLRFAKSGGGPCRNSVMEAWWDRGIELSQGYGLTECGPNNFTLPDGWSHEKSDSVGVPAMHVDARVVDDDGEPLPSGTIGELELASPHAADRYWKNPEESAETFGIPVSEANGSPEDEGRESTGEWVSTGDLARVDEDGYVYIEGRKKNMYVSGGENVYPAEVEDVIADHPKVEEVVVVGVPHEKWGQVGKAVVEGDESLTLSDLEAFLDGKLARFKRPRHLAFVDGMPMSGPSKIDREAVKSEFGEAK
- a CDS encoding MaoC/PaaZ C-terminal domain-containing protein, translating into MPVASVGDSETATLELTQERIDRFAALTGDENPLHVDADYAEDGLFGGRVAHGALTASVVSAALAALPGDIVYLSQNIDFENPVRPGETVSATATVTEDLGTDRLAVEISAETDREVLSGEATVMSLPHE
- a CDS encoding phosphosulfolactate synthase: MTDRAFDFLHVNERESKPREKGITEMRGPYYDPMGPRELQDILDTMGEYVDIYKFSGGSFALMPEDVVEELITVCHEYDVQVSTGGFIENVLVRDNDKVERYIEEAGNLGFDIVEISSGFIAIDTDDLVELTRLVQDHGLKAKPEINVQFGAGGASSVEELESEAAIDPASAIEEAHRHLEAGAYKIMVESEGITERVRDWRTDVAFEIANEVGIENCVFEAADPQVFEWYIKNFGPEVNLFVDNSQIVELECMRSGLWGKKSSWGRVVSYDEE